From the genome of Ziziphus jujuba cultivar Dongzao chromosome 6, ASM3175591v1, one region includes:
- the LOC107430637 gene encoding receptor-like cytoplasmic kinase 176 yields the protein MGLCWSNRIKAESPSHTGFNSKSVSKDGFGIGSVSSSKFSSSSIPITPRSEDEILESSKLKSFSFSELKTATRNFRPDSVLGEGGFGSVFKGWIDEQTLTATKPGTGIIIAVKRLNQEGFQGHKEWLTEINYLGQLYHPNLVKLIGYCLEDDHRLLVYEYMPKGSMENHLFRRGSHFQPLSWSVRMTVALSAARGLAFLHNAESQVIYRDFKTSNILLDSNYNAKLSDFGLARDGPTGDKSHVSTRVMGTRGYAAPEYLATGHLTAKSDVYSFGVVFLEMLSGLRAIDKNRPSGQHNLVEWAKPYLNNNRRIFHVLDARLQGQYSISRAQKAANLALECLAVEPKCRPSMDEVVATLEQLQDAGGKDNNANGHGQAKSCRSSINDGPRPTTYPRPSNSPLFA from the exons ATGGGGCTTTGCTGGAGCAACCGGATTAAGGCCGAAAGTCCTTCACATACAG GCTTTAATTCCAAAAGTGTGAGCAAAGATGGGTTTGGCATTGGTAGTGTGAGTAGTAGCAAATTCTCATCCTCTTCCATACCCATAACTCCTCGGAGTGAGGATGAGATCTTAGAGTCTTCCAAGTTGAAAAGTTTCAGCTTTAGTGAACTCAAAACCGCCACAAGAAACTTTCGTCCGGATAGTGTGCTGGGAGAGGGTGGTTTTGGTTCAGTGTTTAAGGGGTGGATTGATGAGCAAACACTTACAGCTACAAAGCCTGGGACTGGCATCATAATTGCTGTTAAGAGGCTCAACCAAGAAGGATTCCAAGGTCACAAGGAGTGGCTG ACAGAAATCAATTACCTGGGCCAGCTATATCATCCTAATCTTGTGAAGTTGATTGGTTACTGCTTGGAGGATGACCATCGACTCCTAGTTTATGAGTATATGCCCAAGGGAAGCATGGAAAACCATCTTTTCAGGA GGGGTTCTCACTTCCAGCCGCTTTCTTGGAGTGTGCGGATGACAGTTGCCCTTTCTGCTGCAAGGGGGCTTGCCTTTCTCCATAATGCAGAATCACAAGTCATATACCGTGACTTCAAGACTTCTAATATTTTGCTTGATTCG AACTATAATGCAAAATTGTCCGACTTTGGGTTGGCAAGGGATGGCCCGACCGGCGACAAAAGTCATGTCTCTACTAGAGTCATGGGAACCCGTGGATATGCTGCTCCAGAGTATTTAGCCACAG GTCATTTGACTGCAAAGAGTGATGTCTACAGTTTTGGAGTTGTTTTTTTAGAAATGTTATCTGGACTACGTGCCATAGACAAGAATCGACCATCCGGACAACACAACCTTGTGGAGTGGGCAAAACCATACTTAAACAATAATCGTAGGATTTTTCATGTCCTGGATGCTCGTCTTCAAGGCCAATACTCAATCAGTCGGGCTCAAAAGGCAGCCAACCTTGCACTCGAATGTCTTGCTGTTGAACCAAAATGCAGGCCAAGTATGGACGAAGTGGTAGCAACACTTGAACAGCTTCAGGACGCAGGTGGCAAAGACAACAATGCAAATGGTCATGGCCAGGCGAAATCCTGCAGAAGCAGCATCAACGATGGTCCTAGACCGACTACTTATCCCAGACCTTCAAATTCTCCACTTTTCGCTTAG